The Clostridium sp. DL-VIII DNA window TCACAATGAGCATCTTGAATGAGTTCTCTCTTTATTGTTCTATAAAATGATTCCATTACCGCATTGTTATAAGGATTTCCTTTTCTACTTTCACTATGAATAACATCTATACCTTTTCAACAATGTCTGGAATCTTCCGCCTGTAAAATCGATTAAGAAAAATGGATTGCTCCCTTTCCCTCATCTAAGAACCGTACGTGAGAGTTTCCCGCTCATACGGCTCAAGCATTTCTTCGCCATTTCAGGCAGCAACAAATGTATGCAGTTTTATCTTTCTTTTGTCAAAATAGTCATTATCTATGAAAGGTGTTTTTGTAATCTGCAATTTTGGATGTCTGGCGATTTTAATCCGTCTCAGATTAATTAGAATGTACTCATCCGTCTTGAAAAGCCATCTTTTTCAACCTTTTTCATTCCAGTATTTATTTAATCTCCACCATTTGTTCTTATTTGGGTGTCTATGTTTTGCCCATTGCTGTAGTAAATGATAAAGGGTGTTGTTAATATTTGAAAAGGCTTTGCTAGTAACAACATGTTTGTGGTAATTTGTCCAGCCTTTTATGACTTGATTAAGACTTCTTATTAAGTCAGATTGGGTGCTAACTTTGCCATCCTTAAGGATTATTGTTGAGCATATCCTAATTATGTTTTTAATAGAACTTTTAGAAGGTTTCACTATTAATTTCCCGCTGTATTTATTAAATGTCCAGCCAAGAAAGTCAAACCCTTTATCGATATGTGTAATTGCAGTCTTTTCTTCTGATAGTACTAGACCTCTTGATTGGAGGAATTGACTAACCGTAGTTTTAAGTTCTTCAGCAGTTTCTTTTGAGTTTGCAGTAATAACAAGGTAAGTAGCCAAAAGGAACCTCACCTTTAGGCTCTTCTCAGAACCGGACTTGAACCTCTCAGCTCATCCGGCTCCCATTATCTAGTCGTTGGTAAAATTCCCATTTGCCAGTGCGCAAATAATTTTGGGATATTCCTTGCTATTCTTCCTAGCCAGTTTTCGGCTTTTGTCCTTCCTCTAGCTAGCTTTTTATATTTTCTTTTGGCCCATTGGACTAACGCTTTATTAATATGTCTTAAAACTTTATATAGTTCTGATTTATAAAAGCTTCCGTAATAGTTTATCCAACCTCTTATTATAGGATTGAACATGTTAGATATATCTAATATTTCTTTATCAGATTTTAGTTGTATTCTACAATTTCTTATTGTTTGTCTCATAACTTTACACGCTTTATTGCTGACTGCTGGTGAAAAATTTATAAAGTGTTTTCCAGTTCTACTTTTAGACCTTCTTGGTCTAAAATTAGATCCTAAGAAATCAAAAGTTGTATTTTCTTGGTTTTGCTTTCTAAAATCATCTTTGCAATATACTATTTTAGTTTTATCTGGATGCAGTTCTAAACCACATTCTTTAAATCTTTGATTTAGTTTCTTTAGTAGAATTTCTGCTTGTGCTTTGGTTCTACAATGTGCAACTGCATCATCTGCATATCTTGCCCATGGATTTTGTGGAAAATTTATTTCCATCCATCTATCAAAAGCATAATGCAAAAATAAGTTTGCTAAAACTGGACTTATTACATCGCCTTGTGGGGTTCCGGATTTTCTTTCTACAATAGTTCCATCTTTCATTTTAAATGGAGCCTTTAACCATCTTTCTATATATAAAAGTATCCATTTTTCATCAGTATGCATTTTCACTGCTTTCATTAATAATTCATGGTCTATATTATCAAACAATCCTTTGATGTCAAATTCTAAAACCCAATCATATCTCCAACATCTTTCTCTTATTACTTTAATTGCTCCTATTGCACTTTTATTCGGTCTATATCCATATGAATCTTCATGAAAAATTTTATCTACACTTAGTTCAAAATACATTCTTACAACCATCTGCGCAATTATATCTTCCACTGTTGGAACTCCTAATATTCGAATTCCTCCATTTTTCTTAGGAATTTCTACCGCCCTTACCGGAGGTGGAAAATAACTTCCTGAAGATAATCTATTCCATAACTTATATAGATTATTTTTAAGATTTTCTTCAACTTCTTCTATAGTTATATTATCCACTCCTGCAGAACCTTTATTTGCTTTCACTTTCTTATAAGCATCCCATACTGCCTGTTTGTTTATTTTAAACGACTTTGTTTCATTCATATAGTTCCTCCCATTTCATTGGTTAACTAAATTCTTAAAACTAGATAATACAATCTTCTTCACTCCACTTTTATTACAAAAGCTTCATCGCTACTACAAGTTGTTCCGCCCCTATACCTGCATTGGTACTCTCATTCTTATGGGATTTCCACTTGAATTTCTTTCTTAACATCAGGTCGTAGGTTCCCAAGTTAACGACTCCCCCTTGGTTTTGATGACATTCCTATGCTTTCGACACTTTATCAATGATTCACTTTTGTTCATCTCCATAGTACATACCTGACAAAATCTTGTTTTGCCTTTTCCTTAACGCTCACTACCTTAACTTTTTACTGAAGCAGCTTAAGGTGGTTTGAAACCTCTGCCTGTACAGCAATTTCGATGAGCCTTCCATCATCTTCTGTATAACATATCTACACATTCTTGGCGCACAGTCATCAGCATAACGAATCAAGTTCACTTTAGTTTTGGCTCTGTAGTGATTTTCTATTTTACCTTTTGAATTTCTATGATATTTGTCTTGAATCACTTTTTCAAGTCCATCTAATGTCATATTTCCATATATACTTGAGATTGCACCGCCTTGTGGCGAGCCTGTTTACGTTGAAAACAGCTTTTCTTCATATATATATCCCGATTTTAGGAACTGTTTCATAATAGTTTTATCCATTGGTATATTGTTTTGTAACCATTCATGGTTAATATTATCAAAACAACCTTTAATATCACCTTCAAGTATCCATGTTTGAGAACATTTTCTGGCTAATACACAAAATATCTGCTCACAGGCATCTTTTGCACTTCGTCCACGGCGGAATCCAAAGGAAATGGAATAACCTTTTGTTTCTGCAATTGGCTCAAGCGCTAATGCATATAATGTTTGCATTGCTCTATCATACATTGTTGGTATACCTAATGGACGTTTCTGTTTCTTACCTTTCTTTTCGATATATACTCGTTTTAAAGGTTTTGATTTATAGTTTTTGTCAGTAAGTGAAAGCGCAGCTTTCATCTTTGAGGCAGAGGTAGACCATAGTTTTTTGTCTACTCCAGATGTATTCTTTCCTTTATTTGTTGTTACTTTTCTTACAGCATAAGCCTTAGCTGAAAAAGAGTGCGTTAATAAGTATTGTAATCTTTTGGATTTATTATTGTCCCCATTTTTTGTGCCTTAGCGATTCGGGTTTGTAGTCTATTAACATCGAATTCAACTTACGTCCAGTCAATTGTTTCCCATTGAAATTTAAGTGATTTCGTGTCTTTTACTCTCTCGGTTTTATCCGTCGTTGAATTACTAAAATTCATAAATATATAATCCTTTCCTGCTAAGAAATACCATAGGATAAGTCGGCACTCTTTCGAGTTAATGCAAATTTTGAACCTTTATCTGTTTCCATTACAAAATCAGCCAGCATCCGCTTTTTATCCTTTTCTTCTGCCCTATGTCTTTTCACCCCTTACGGTTAAATACCTCTCGGCGGAGAAACATATAGAGTTTACCAAGTTCAATGTAATGCATAATTGTAAATGCCTTAAGAGTCATCTTTAAACCGGGAGTTCTTTATCCATTCGCATTGGTTTAACAGTTGGCCTTTGCTCGACTCCTTACCATTTTGTTCAAAGCGTTTCAGCCTATTTCGCTTTCTCCAGCGTAACGATTCCTACAATGATTCACTTTACGTTCTCCATAGCATTCTTACTCTAGCAGTTGTACCAGCTTAGGCTACTCGAACTTCCACATTGTCTCGTGAGCTTTCTAACCCAAAAGTTACCCTTTACGATAGTCACAATAGAGTTACCCAGAATGGATGGGGTAGTCTAACGACAATGTATTACGCGACTTCTTGTCGCACTTGAGATCCTTGATCTGTATGTAGTACAATTAAACCTTTTTCAGGGCGTTCTTTTCCGTATACTTGCATAAATGCATCCATTACAAGAATATCTTTCATCTTATTGTTCATAGACCATCCAACAACTTTTCGGGAATATATAATAAATACCGCAAGATACAAAGTGCCTTTTCTGGCTGAAATATAGGTAATATCACCAACCCATATCTTATTGTGCCCACTAGATTCAAACACTTGATTTAGTAAATTTGGTCTTTCAACTGCATTAACTTTCTGATTGTAATTTTTATAACGATAACGACATCCTCTAGGGAAAAGCTTCATATTTCTCATTAAGCGGGATATTCCCTTTCTATTAATATGAATTCCTTTTTGATCTAAAACTTTGGCTATTCTTTATTAAACCATATTTACCTTTGTATTTCTCGAAAATTTGTTTTATCCCTTTGCCTAATACTTCATTTTCTATATCTCCGTTTGAAGGTTTATGAT harbors:
- a CDS encoding group II intron maturase-specific domain-containing protein, which codes for MATYLVITANSKETAEELKTTVSQFLQSRGLVLSEEKTAITHIDKGFDFLGWTFNKYSGKLIVKPSKSSIKNIIRICSTIILKDGKVSTQSDLIRSLNQVIKGWTNYHKHVVTSKAFSNINNTLYHLLQQWAKHRHPNKNKWWRLNKYWNEKG
- the ltrA gene encoding group II intron reverse transcriptase/maturase gives rise to the protein MNETKSFKINKQAVWDAYKKVKANKGSAGVDNITIEEVEENLKNNLYKLWNRLSSGSYFPPPVRAVEIPKKNGGIRILGVPTVEDIIAQMVVRMYFELSVDKIFHEDSYGYRPNKSAIGAIKVIRERCWRYDWVLEFDIKGLFDNIDHELLMKAVKMHTDEKWILLYIERWLKAPFKMKDGTIVERKSGTPQGDVISPVLANLFLHYAFDRWMEINFPQNPWARYADDAVAHCRTKAQAEILLKKLNQRFKECGLELHPDKTKIVYCKDDFRKQNQENTTFDFLGSNFRPRRSKSRTGKHFINFSPAVSNKACKVMRQTIRNCRIQLKSDKEILDISNMFNPIIRGWINYYGSFYKSELYKVLRHINKALVQWAKRKYKKLARGRTKAENWLGRIARNIPKLFAHWQMGILPTTR
- a CDS encoding reverse transcriptase domain-containing protein codes for the protein MKAALSLTDKNYKSKPLKRVYIEKKGKKQKRPLGIPTMYDRAMQTLYALALEPIAETKGYSISFGFRRGRSAKDACEQIFCVLARKCSQTWILEGDIKGCFDNINHEWLQNNIPMDKTIMKQFLKSGYIYEEKLFST
- a CDS encoding IS3 family transposase, which translates into the protein MRNMKLFPRGCRYRYKNYNQKVNAVERPNLLNQVFESSGHNKIWVGDITYISARKGTLYLAVFIIYSRKVVGWSMNNKMKDILVMDAFMQVYGKERPEKGLIVLHTDQGSQVRQEVA